A window of the Malaclemys terrapin pileata isolate rMalTer1 chromosome 6, rMalTer1.hap1, whole genome shotgun sequence genome harbors these coding sequences:
- the LOC128838885 gene encoding fibrinogen-like protein 1-like protein — protein sequence MAAWCPRLLLLTGLLALSAPVLTLEIHNLNILKGPTHAIRNIHPKHLKPTGFHQIVVYCDLNSTSEGWTVLQQNRHDTQITWAESWSTYKYGFGNVQDDYWLGTEYIYRIAKQKVYQVRFVIHDSSGTMKYADYNLFGLEDESKGCRLRLGSYTGTAGDAMAPNNPSTVHDNMKFSAKDLDQDTYGGNCASSYEGGWWYSACHSVRLNVKGSITWGSFCSGNCQASAILIKPASYC from the exons atgg CTGCCTGGTGCCCtcgtctcctgctcctcaccGGCCTGCTGGCCCTGTCAGCCCCAGTTCTCACCCTGGAAATACACAACCTGAACATCTTAAAGGGACCCACCCATGCAATCCGGAACATCCACCCAAAGCACCTGAAG CCCACAGGATTCCACCAGATTGTCGTTTACTGTGACTTGAACAGCACCAGCGAGGGCTGGACGGTCCTCCAGCAGAACCGGCACGACACACAGATCACCTGGGctgagtcctggagcacctacaagtacggcttTGGCAACGTGCAGGATGACTACTGGCTGGGGACGGAGTACATCTATCGGATCGCCAAGCAGAAGGTCTACCAGGTCAGGTTTGTCATCCACGATTCATCCGGCACCATGAAATACGCAGACTACAACCTCTTCGGTCTGGAAGACGAGTCCAAAGGCTGCAGGCTGAGGCTGGGCTCTTACACTGGGACTGCAGGGGACGCCATGGCCCCAAACAATCCTAGCACCGTGCATGACAACATGAAGTTCTCTGCTAAAGACCTGGATCAGGACACTTATGGTGGGAACTGTGCGTCTAGCTATGAGGGGGGCTGGTGGTACTCGGCTTGTCATTCTGTTCGACTGAACGTCAAAGGGAGCATCACTTGGGGTAGTTTCTGTAGTGGGAACTGCCAAGCCTCCGCCATCCTCATCAAACCAGCGTCCTACTGTtag